Proteins encoded within one genomic window of Spirochaeta isovalerica:
- a CDS encoding cyclic nucleotide-binding domain-containing protein: protein MGNIAILSSNQRINFLIEEHCRTWMDDFKCNFFDDCNKFVQFLNYELPSINIICIDDPDTESSKALRSIRKDPWLHFGGTIILYNTSDEREIIQNLKGINIVTLISFSKLEFNLPRVFRIIGNNRWVLFQREIHSLLSSSISGHFVLNNDPFDLITYSNLIANFLYNSGLVDAEGKEGFYIAIMELFMNAIEHGNCSISFEEKSRYLEKEGNIFDLINQKNQDPEIGNRKVVVHYRITPDGSSFTIRDEGKGFDWRNYRSTTGEAGLDEQHGRGILMAMHYLKDLKFNDKGNEVTFHVEHLEHKSNEYPTFFSGRDEVSFKEGEVVFTQGDESNYLYYIVSGKYEIIANGIAVSTLTPADLFLGEMSFLLNNKRSATVKAVKSGELLKITKEEFINAMKKKPYYGILLSRILATRLVSLHESKRRT from the coding sequence ATGGGTAACATTGCAATACTGAGCAGTAATCAGAGGATCAATTTTCTTATTGAAGAACACTGCCGCACCTGGATGGATGATTTCAAGTGCAACTTTTTCGATGACTGCAATAAATTCGTTCAATTTCTCAATTATGAGCTGCCTTCCATAAACATTATCTGCATCGACGACCCCGATACGGAGTCTTCCAAAGCTCTCAGATCCATCCGGAAAGATCCCTGGCTTCATTTCGGAGGCACGATTATCCTTTACAACACCAGCGACGAGAGGGAAATCATTCAGAACCTCAAAGGGATTAATATCGTTACGCTCATATCCTTTTCAAAACTAGAGTTCAATCTGCCCAGGGTTTTCAGAATCATCGGGAACAACCGCTGGGTTCTTTTTCAGAGAGAGATTCACTCTCTGCTCAGCTCATCAATTTCCGGGCACTTCGTTCTGAATAACGATCCCTTCGATCTAATAACCTATTCCAACCTCATTGCCAATTTCCTCTATAATTCCGGTCTGGTCGATGCGGAAGGGAAAGAAGGTTTCTATATCGCTATCATGGAACTTTTTATGAATGCCATTGAACATGGCAACTGTTCCATTTCCTTTGAGGAGAAATCCCGTTATCTGGAAAAAGAGGGCAATATTTTCGATCTGATAAATCAGAAAAACCAGGACCCTGAAATCGGCAACAGAAAAGTGGTCGTCCATTACCGCATTACGCCCGACGGCTCATCCTTTACCATCCGCGATGAGGGAAAGGGATTCGATTGGCGGAATTACCGCTCGACAACCGGCGAGGCGGGGCTCGATGAACAGCATGGCAGAGGAATTCTTATGGCCATGCATTATCTAAAAGACCTTAAGTTTAATGACAAAGGTAATGAAGTCACTTTCCATGTGGAGCATCTGGAGCATAAGAGCAATGAGTATCCGACTTTCTTTTCCGGACGGGATGAGGTTTCTTTCAAAGAAGGTGAAGTGGTGTTTACACAGGGGGACGAATCCAATTACCTCTATTATATCGTATCCGGGAAATATGAGATTATCGCAAACGGAATTGCCGTCTCCACCCTGACTCCCGCTGATCTTTTTCTAGGTGAAATGTCTTTTTTACTCAACAACAAAAGATCCGCCACCGTAAAGGCCGTAAAATCCGGAGAATTACTGAAAATCACCAAGGAAGAGTTCATCAACGCCATGAAGAAGAAACCCTATTACGGGATTCTGCTCTCCCGCATTCTGGCAACCAGGCTCGTCTCGCTCCATGAGAGTAAAAGACGCACATAA